Proteins encoded by one window of Scatophagus argus isolate fScaArg1 chromosome 4, fScaArg1.pri, whole genome shotgun sequence:
- the idua gene encoding alpha-L-iduronidase — translation MRWKSFCVFAFLLNTEPVRASHVITVDVGRPAGDLTHFWRSTGFCPPLPHTQSHQFDLSTDQQLNLAYVGSVPHGGIQQVRIHWMLELVSARDTGGPVQYDFTKLDQLIELLWINGLRPGFELMGSVSNFFTNFEDKSQVMEWRNLVYLIAKRYIDKYGLRSVSQWNFETWNEPNNRDFDNVSMSVQGFLNYYDACSEGLRAASGLLRFGGPGDSCHSPPHSPYCWAMLQHCYNGTNFFTGETGVRIDYIALHKKGGGHSLPILQQEIQTVGEIQERFPRFRDLPVYNDEADPLVGWSRPQEWRADVTYAAMVVKVIQQHQDLLLTDPNNTINYTLLSNDNAFLSYHPHPFTQRTLTARFKVNNTQPPHVQLIRKPVLTVLGLLALQGETQVQAQVLNSSSSTVGVLASSHKPVDPAGSDSWQAAVLLYNSDDNSTSAGADDVAVSLKGLAGQTGLVYVTYYMDNNVSNPYELWQSLGSPDYPTASQFRRLRSVQDPRVDGPWEVPAGDTLTLKVKLSLPSVLLVHVCAQPKAEPGQVNGLRFIRITKGQVLIIWSDHCVGSKCVKTFEVEFSSDHEHFSRINTRDTIFTSYVYSPEGQQVSGLYRVRAVDYWGRPGSYSLPERYSEQQ, via the exons ATGCGGTGGAAAAGTTTCTGTGTCTTTGCGTTTCTGCTCAACACCGAACCTGTGAGAGCTTCTCATGTCATCACGGTGGACGTGGGGAGACCAGCAGGAGACCTGACACACTTCTGGAGGAGCACTGGTTTCTG tccccccctccctcacacacagtcCCACCAGTTTGACCTGAGCACCGACCAGCAGCTGAACCTGGCCTATGTGGGCTCGGTGCCCCACGGAGGGATCCAGCAGGTCAGGATTCACTGGATGCTGGAGCTGGTCTCTGCACG AGACACTGGAGGACCAGTCCAGTATGACTTCACAAAACTGGACCAGCTGATAGAACTCTTGTGGATTAATGGACTCCGACCAG GTTTTGAACTGATGGGCAGCGTCTCCAACTTCTTCACCAACTTTGAGGACAAATCACAGGTGATGGAGTGGAGGAATCTGGTTTACCTCATAGCCAAGCGGTACATCG ATAAGTACGGCCTGAGAAGTGTTTCCCAGTGGAACTTTGAAACGTGGAACGAGCCCAACAACCGGGACTTTGATAACGTCAGCATGTCAGTCCAGG GGTTTCTTAACTACTACGACGCCTGTTCAGAGGGTCTGCGTGCTGCCAGCGGTCTCCTGAGGTTCGGGGGTCCCGGCGACTCGTGTCACAGCCCCCCACACTCGCCGTACTGCTGGGCCATGCTGCAGCACTGCTACAACGGCACCAACTTCTTCACCGGGGAGACGGGGGTCAGGATCGACTACATCGCCCTGCACAAGAAG GGAGGAGGCCACTCCCTGCCCATCCTGCAGCAGGAGATCCAGACGGTGGGGGAGATCCAGGAGCGTTTCCCTCGGTTCCGCGACCTCCCCGTGTACAACGATGAGGCCGACCCGCTGGTGGGCTGGTCCAGGCCTCAGGAGTGGAGGGCAGACGTGACCTACGCTGCCATGGTGGTGAAG GTAATACAGCAGCACCAGGACCTGCTGCTGACCGACCCCAACAACACCATCAACTACACCCTGCTGAGCAACGACAACGCCTTCCTCAGCTACCACCCGCACCCCTTCACCCAGCGCACGCTGACCGCCCGCTTCAAGGTCAACAACACCCAGCCGCCCCACGTGCAGCTCATCAGGAAGCCTGTCCTCACGGTCCTGGGCCTGCTGGCTCTGCAAG GTGAGACTCAGGTCCAGGCTCAGGTGCTgaactccagcagcagcacggTGGGAGTCCTCGCCAGCAGCCATAAGCCTGTAGACCCCGCCGGCTCAGACAGCTGGCAGGCAGCAGTGCTGCTCTACAACAGTGACGACAACAGCACCTCCGCCGGCGCTGACGACGTCGCCGTTTCACTGAAAGGACTCGCAGGACAAACGG GTCTCGTGTATGTCACGTATTACATGGACAACAACGTGAGCAACCCGTACGAGCTGTGGCAGAGCCTGGGCAGCCCCGACTACCCCACGGCCTCGCAGTTCAGACGCCTCCGGAGTGTGCAG GACCCTCGTGTTGATGGACCCTGGGAAGTTCCTGCCGGAGACACTCTGACTCTGAAAGTCAAACTGTCGTTGCCTTCCGTCCTCCTCGTCCACGTCTGCGCTCAGCCCAAAGCTGAGCCGGGACAG GTCAATGGATTACGTTTCATCAGGATCACCAAAGGCCAAGTCCTGATCATCTGGTCAGACCACTGTGTTGGCTCCAA ATGCGTTAAGACGTTTGAGGTGGAGTTCTCCTCAGACCACGAGCACTTCAGCAGAATTAATACTCGAGATACCATTTTTACGTCTTATGTTTACTCACCTG